In the genome of Aequorivita sp. H23M31, the window GCTATTACCAGGAAAATGCCATTACAAAGTCATTAGAAGCCATTGCAGAAAAGAAAGACCGTATCTTATTAACGCTGGCAACGGGAACGGGAAAAACCGCTATTGCATTTCAAATAGCTTGGAAATTATTTCACGCCAAATGGAACCTAAGACGTGACGGCAGCAGAAGACCACGAATATTATTTTTAGCAGATAGAAACATATTGGCAGATCAAGCATTCAATTCCTTCAATGCTTTTGAAGAAGATGCATTGGTTCGGATTGCTCCTTCAGAAATAAGTAAGATGAAACGCGTTCCTAAAAATGGAAATATCTTCTTTACCATATTTCAGACCTTTATGAGTGGTGGTTCGACAAGCTCACCAACCGGATTGACAGGCTCATCAACCGATAATAAAATCAAATTTGATGAAATCCTAAAAATTGATGACGCATACGGGTATATGTATATTTTGCAATGTGCAGATAGTAGTTTCTATACTGGAAGCACCAAGAACCTTACTAAAAGATTGATTGAACATAAAAATGGTGACGGCGGTGATCATACAAAATTGCATTTGCCAGTTAAACTAGTGTATTATGAAATGTTTGACAGAATTGATGAGGCATTTGCGCGAGAAAAACAAATTCAAAATTGGAGCCGAGCAAAGAAAATGGCTCTAATTCAAAATGATATTCAATTATTGAAAAAATTATCAAGTGGAAAAGACTCAAAGGTTGCTGAGCCTGTCGAAGCATATTTTGGCGAATATCCACCCGATTTTTTTGACTTAATAATAATAGACGAATGTCACCGTGGCGGAAATAAGGATGAAAGTTCTTGGCGTGCTATTCTGGAATATTTCAGTCCAGCAGTTCAGTTGGGATTAACAGCTACACCAAAACGGGATATTAATGGAGATACCTATAAATATTTTGGAGAACCCATTTATATCTATTCCTTAAAAGAAGGGATAAACGATGGTTTCCTTACGCCATTTAAAGTCAAGGAAATCAGCACCACCTTAGATGAATATACCTATACCTCCGATGACGATATTGAATCTGGAGATATTGAGGACGGCAGAGTTTATACAGAATCAGATTTTAATAGAATCATTGAAATAAAAGAACGGGAAGCCTATCGTGTAAAGCTTTTTATGGATAGCATTAACCAAACCCAAAAAACTTTGGTATTCTGTGCTACCCAAATACACGCCGCCGCAGTTAGAGATTTAATAAATCAATATGCCATAAGCAAGAACCCAAACTATTGTCATAGAGTAACCGCTGATGATGGTAAAATTGGAGAAATGCATCTACGGGACTTTCAGAATAACGAAAAGAGTATTCCCACCATTCTTACTACTTCTCAAAAGCTAAGCACAGGAGTCGATGCCCCGAAATAAGAAATATTGTTTTAATGCGCCCAATAAATTCAATGATTGAGTTTAAGCAAATTGTAGGACGTGGCACGAGATTATTTGATAGTAAGGATTACTTCACTATATACGATTTTGTGAAAGCCCATAAACACTTCCAAGACCCGGAATGGGATGGTGAACCCTTAGACCCAGCAGAACCTTCAGGAGGTGGAAACGGAGGAAAATGTAAAGAGTGCGGAGAGAAACCCTGTATCTGTGTAAAAGAACCGGAACCACTTTGCTATAAATGCGAAAATGATCCCTGTGTCTGTGAAGAGCCTCCTAGAGCACTTATTAAAATAAGGCTATCAGAAAAGAAAGCCTTGGAAATAGACTCGATGATTAAAACCTCCTTTTGGAATTCCGATGGCAAACCTATCTCAGCAGAAGAATTTATAAAAAGTCTATTTGGTGATATCCCTGAACTATTTACAAGTGAGGACCAGTTACGAGAGATCTGGAGTCTCCCAAGTACCCGAAGAAAGCTACTTGAAGAACTCTCAGAAAAGGGCTACACACCTGCTCAATTAGAAGATTTGCGCAGATTGGTACAAGGAGAAGATAGTGACCTCTTCGACGTATTGGCTTTTATTGCATATAGTAAAAACCTGACGCCTAGAATAAGCAGAGCAGAGAGAGCAAAAATTTATCTAAACGATTACAGCCCCGAGCAACAGGAGTTCTTGAATTTTGTATTGAAACAATACGTGCAATCCGGCGTTG includes:
- a CDS encoding type I restriction-modification enzyme R subunit C-terminal domain-containing protein, whose translation is MRPINSMIEFKQIVGRGTRLFDSKDYFTIYDFVKAHKHFQDPEWDGEPLDPAEPSGGGNGGKCKECGEKPCICVKEPEPLCYKCENDPCVCEEPPRALIKIRLSEKKALEIDSMIKTSFWNSDGKPISAEEFIKSLFGDIPELFTSEDQLREIWSLPSTRRKLLEELSEKGYTPAQLEDLRRLVQGEDSDLFDVLAFIAYSKNLTPRISRAERAKIYLNDYSPEQQEFLNFVLKQYVQSGVEELDDSKLSDLLILKYHAIADAKSKLGSISEIRNAFIGFQQQLYTRASG